Proteins from a genomic interval of Chionomys nivalis chromosome 7, mChiNiv1.1, whole genome shotgun sequence:
- the Fbxl16 gene encoding F-box/LRR-repeat protein 16 translates to MSSPSIDGDPKPPCLPRNGLVKLPGQPNGLGAASITKGTPAAKNRPCQPPPPPTLPPPSLATPLSRVALAGGPCPPASGPASGPVPGPPVERPPLATDEKILNGLFWYFSACEKCILAQVCKAWRRVLYQPKFWAGLTPVLHAKELYNVMPGGEKEFVNLQGFAARGFEGFCLVGVSDLDICEFIDNYALSKKGVKAMSLKRSTITDAGLEVMLEQMQGVVRLELSGCNDFTEAGLWSSLSARITSLSVSDCINVADDAIAAISQLLPNLAELSLQAYHVTDTALAYFTARQGHSTHTLRLLSCWEITNHGVVNVVHSLPNLTSLSLSGCSKVTDDGVELVAENLRKLRSLDLSWCPRITDMALEYVACDLHRLEELVLDRCVRITDTGLSYLSTMSSLRSLYLRWCCQVQDFGLKHLLAMRSLRLLSLAGCPLLTTTGLSGLVQLQELEELELTNCPGATPELFKYFSQHLPRCLVIE, encoded by the exons ATGTCGAGCCCAAGTATCGATGGTGACCCCAAGCCTCCATGCTTGCCTCGAAATGGTCTGGTGAAGCTGCCTGGCCAGCCCAACGGTCTAGGCGCAGCCAGCATCACCAAGGGCACACCTGCTGCCAAGAACCGCCCTTGCCAgccaccacccccacccacccttcCACCTCCCAGCCTGGCTACACCACTGTCCCGGGTTGCTCTGGCCGGGGGGCCATGCCCCCCAGCCAGTGGACCAGCCTCAGGCCCGGTGCCTGGACCCCCAGTGGAGCGGCCACCACTGGCTACAGATGAGAAGATCCTTAACGGGCTCTTCTGGTATTTCTCAGCATGTGAGAAGTGCATACTAGCCCAGGTGTGCAAGGCTTGGCGGCGCGTGCTCTACCAGCCCAAGTTCTGGGCAGGCCTCACGCCTGTGCTGCATGCTAAGGAGCTGTACAACGTGATGCCTGGAGGCGAGAAGGAGTTTGTGAACCTGCAGGGCTTCGCCGCTAGAGGCTTTGAGGGCTTCTGCCTCGTTGGGGTCTCTGACTTAGACATCTGTGAGTTCATCGACAACTACGCGCTCTCTAAGAAGGGAGTCAAGGCCATGAGCCTCAAGCGCTCCACCATCACTGACGCTGGCCTAGAG GTGATGTTGGAGCAGATGCAGGGAGTAGTGCGCCTGGAGCTGTCAGGCTGTAACGATTTCACTGAGGCTGGCCTGTGGTCCAGCCTCAGCGCACGAATCACCTCCCTGAGCGTCAGTGACTGCATCAATGTGGCGGATGATGCCATTGCTGCCATCTCGCAACTTCTACCCAACCTGGCAGAGCTAAGCCTTCAGGCCTACCACGTGACTGACACTGCACTGGCCTACTTCACAGCACGCCAGGGCCACAGCACCCACACGCTGCGCCTGCTCTCTTGCTGGGAGATAACCAACCATGGGGTGGTCAATGTGGTGCACAGTCTGCCCAACCTCACCTCACTCAGCCTTTCAGGCTGCTCTAAGGTCACTGATGATGGAGTGGAGCTTGTAGCTGAGAACCTGCGAAAGTTGCGTAGCCTTGACCTCTCCTGGTGCCCTCGGATCACCGACATGGCACTAGAATATGTGGCCTGCGACTTGCACCGCCTGGAGGAGCTCGTGCTGGACAG GTGTGTACGCATCACGGACACTGGCCTCAGCTATCTGTCCACCATGTCGTCCCTCCGCAGCCTCTACCTGCGATGGTGCTGCCAG GTGCAGGACTTCGGGTTGAAGCACCTCTTAGCCATGAGGAGTTTGCGACTCTTATCTCTAGCAG GATGCCCACTCCTGACCACCACGGGGCTATCGGGCCTCGTGCAGCTGCAAGAACTGGAGGAGCTGGAGCTGACCAACTGCCCTGGAGCCACACCCGAGCTCTTCAAGTACTTCTCGCAGCACCTGCCGCGCTGCCTCGTCATTGAATAG